In the genome of Deltaproteobacteria bacterium, the window CACGCAGACGGCGGCCGGTTAGGACATCAGGAATGTCCGCTGCGGTGAGAACTGCCAATACTCCGGCATGGGCCTTTGCGCGATCCGTATTCAAGCGCGTGATCCGCGCGTGAGGATAAGCACTGCGCAAAACTTTTCCCCACACCGTGCCCGGCAGCACATGGTCGGCCGTGTAAAGCGCCTGTCCGGTAACTTTTTTCTTGCCCTCGATTTTGGGCGCCGGTTTGCCAACGTAGGAATAATGCGGCTGTTTTGCTTTTGGATTTGCCATCGAATTTCTCGAGTGCTGAGTTTTCAACCGCCCTACCTTTCCGCCGCGCACGCCTGAATTGCTTCGAAGATCCCCGTGTACCCCGTGCAGCGGCACAAGTTGCCGTCGAGACCTTTTTTCACTTCGTCCAACGTCGGTTTCGGATTGCGCCGCAAGAGCGCCGTCGCCGCCATCAACATGCCGGGCGTGCAATAGCCGCACTGGAGCGCGCCATGTTTGAGAAACAGACGCTGCAAATTGTTCAACTCGCCATCCTGGGCAAGTCCCTCGACAGTGCTGATCGCCTTGCCTTCGCAGCGCGCCGCCAGCACGACGCAGCTGTGCACCGCCACTCCGTCAAGCAACACCGTGCAGGCGCCGCAGTGACTGGTCTCGCAGCCGCGCTTGGTGCCGGTCATGCCGAGCCCTTCGCGGAGCGCATCGAGCAACAGTGCGGTCTCTGCCACTTCGACTTCCTGGGTCTCGCCGTTCACGTCCAATCTAAGCTTTGCCATGACCGTTCCTTTCCGCCCCTTCCATCGCTGCAGCGATCGCGCGGCGCACCAACACTTTGACCATCTTGCGCCGATAGTCGGCCGAGGCATGTGGATCGCTCATCGGGTCGGCTTCGCCGGCGGCGATCTCCGCCGCGGCACGGATCGTCTCGTCGTTTAATACTTTGCCGTTCAATGCAGCCTCTGCCTTAGAGGCGCGAAACGGCACCGGCGCCACGCCGCCCAAACCAAGCCGCACGTCGCGCGCCGGCGCGCCGTCATTTTCTCCCGGCACGATTAGTGCCGCGACGCCGGCGATGGCGAGATCCTCCGGGCTGATGGCGTGCTTGAGGTAGGCAACCCGCGCCCCCTGTGGCACGGCCGGAATCTCCACCCGCGAAAGAATTTCTGCCGGCGCCACTGCGGTCTCAAAAAAACCGCGAAAGAAATCCGCCAGCGGCACTTTTCTCGTCGCCTTGCTGCTCCGCAACTCAACTGAGGCGTTGAGCGCCAACAGCGCCGGCGGCAGATCGGCGCCCGGCTCATTGTGACAAAGATTGCCGCCAATGGTGCCGAGGTTGCGGATCGCCGTGGAGCCGACCTTCGCGGCCGCTTGGCCCAACAAAGGAATCGCGCGCCGCACCTCAGGCGACGAGATCAATTCAAAAAAAGTCGTCATGGCGCCGACCGAAGCGCCCTGTCCCTGCCGGTGCAAGCCGCGCAGCTCGCCCAACGGCTCCAGGTCGAGCAGAATCTGCGGATCGATCAACTTGTTGCGCAGCATAACCAGCAACGATTGCCCGCCGGTAATCGGCAGCGCGTCTTTGCCATACTGCGCGCGCTGGCTCAGCGCTTCATCCATGGAACGGGGTCGAAACAGTTTTCTTTCCATGCGTCAAGACTCCTAATGTGCTAGCACCTTATTTCACCACAAAGACAGAATCTTTTTCCGAACTTCGTGCTCTTCGTGTCACCTAATGGTGAAATTCCTACTCTCTTCATCCTTCAATCGCACTTTTAATTTTGTCGCCGAACTCTTTGATCACTGTCTCCGCCTTCTTTTTGACAAACGGATAGCCGAGCGTGCCGAGACGACCAAAGACGTTCACGTCGGTCTCAAAACCAATCTCCGTGTCATTGCCTTTCGCCGTCAGCGCCAGGGCCATCGTCTGGCGCACGCCGCCGGCTTTGAAATCCTTCCCTTCCATGGCGATCTCGATACACTTTAGCGGCTCGAGCTTCTTTACATCAGCCAACAAATCCAAATGAACGGTGATCGGCCCGACGCTGTCTTTCACCTTCAGTTCATACTTCTCGCGTTCTTTGATGGTCTTGACGCTTTCGCACCCCGGGATGCAGCGAGAGAGTTTTTCGATGTCCCAAAGAAACTCCCAGACTTTTTCCACCGGCCGGTTGATCAACAAGTTGCCCTGAAACTTCATCCGCTTCTAATCCTCCTCACCACGAAGTCACGAAGAGCACGAAGGTAAGAGAAGAGATTTATGTCTCTCTTCCGAACTTCGTGTCCTTCGTGCCCTTCGTGGTGAATCATTTCTTGCAAAATTCTCTCACAAATCATCCAACGACACTTTGTCGGCCCCCGGCACTTTGACAATCTCCGGAAAACTCTGTCCAAACGGCACAGTGGCATCGATGCCCAAACTCGAACCGACGCGGTACTTGCGCACGCACGGCGGCATCCATGGCGCTCGCCATCACCCGCGGAAAGACATACCCACCGTGCCCGCGGCGGGAAAATGCACCGCCGTGACGCCGGGAAATTCTTTTTTAAGCTGCGAATAGTAAGTCGCCTCCAACGGCAGTTGTTTAAGAATATGGTTTTCCGTCGTCGGCATGCCGGTGAGCGCGGCCTGATAGGTGGGATTTTTCCGATGCGTGATCGCAGTCACTTCGATCACCGGCTTGGGATTGGACGGCGTGTAGTAGCCCGACACTTCACCGAACGGCCCTTCTTCTTCGCGCACGTTGGGAAGGACCAGGCCTTCGATGATGATTTCCGCCGTCGCCGGCACTTCCGCCAGTGGCGAGCACGCCAACGCGCACTCGGGTCAGCTCGGCCGCCAGGGCGGGCGCGGACCGCAGGGCTAGTAAAAGCAGCAACATCGAGAACGATAAAAATATCTGCACCATGTCACTTAGGCCTCAAGCCCTATTCACCACGAAGAACCGAACGCGGGGCAGCCGCAACCAAAGAATTGGGATTCACCACGGAGAACAGGGAGAGAGGGAAAGAAATTTTTTCATAAAAACAATTCTCTCTTTCTTGTCTCCGTGAACTCCGTGTCCTCCGTGGTGCAATTTCCTCTCCAAACTTTGCGCCTTTGCGCGAGATATTCCGAGTCCTCGCTCACTTCGCCCCCTGCGCTTCGATCGCGTTCAACACCCGCTCGGGATAGAGCGGCAAATCTTTGATGCGGACTTTCATCGCGTCATAAATCGCATTACCCACGGCCGGCGCGATGCCGACAACGGCAAGCTCGCCGATGCCCTTGGCGCCGAAGGGTCCCTCGGGCAAGGGCACTTCCACCGGGATCGCGACGATCTCGGGAATCTCGTGCGACGACGGCAGTTTGTAATCCATAAACGATGGATTGATCACCCGGCCATCTTCGAACTGCAGCCGTTCGTGCAGAGCGTAGCCGATCCCCATCGCCACACCGCCGGTGATCTGGCCGCGCACGCTGATCGGATTGAGCGTGGTGCCGACGTCGTGCGCCGAGGCAATTTTTCTGATTCTGACAATACCCGTCTCTTCGTCGATCTCCGCTTCCACCGCCTGCGCCGCATATTTCCATCCCGGAACATACTCTTTCCCCTGCGCTTTATGGGGCAGCGACGGATAGTCACCCTTGCCGCCGTACCAGCCGCGCCCGAGGATCGGCTTCTCCCGGTTATGCGCCGACTCGAGAACTTGGCGCAGGGAAAGCGACAACTCGGGGCGTTTGGCCGAGACGATCTTTTCGTTGTCGACGGTCAAATCGCTCGCCGGAATCTCGGACATCTTCGACGCCCTTTCGAGCAGCTGTTGTTTTGCGTCCTCCGCGGCTTTCTTGACCGCCATGCCGGTATAAAAAGTCACGCGACTGGAAAATGTGCCGCGGTCGTAAGGGGTCGCGCCGGTGTCGGCGCAAGTGATGCCAACCGATTCGTACGGAATCCCTAACACCTCGGCGGCGATCTGCGACAAAACCCCGCACATCCCTTGGCCTAATTCAGACGAACCGACCATCACCTGCGCGCTGCCGTCTTCGTTGAACAGCACATGGGCGCCGGAAATGCTCGAGTGGGTGGTCGGAGATTTGGCGATGACGGCCAGGCCGCGGCCGACGTTTTTCGGCTTCGGCGTGCCCCAGCCAATTTCTCGCGCGACTTTCTGCAAACATTCTTCGAGACCGATGCTCACCGCCGAATCGCCAATCGCGTTCAGATCACCTTCGCGCAAAATATTTTTCATGCGCAGTTCGAGGGGGTCCATGCCTAATCGCTCAGCGATCATGTCGAGCTGCGACTCGATGGCAAAGGCACCCTCCGGCACACCCAAACCGCGCAGCTGCGTGCCGCGCATCTTGTTGGTGTAGACCAGTGTCGAAGTGACCCGAATATCGTAAATATTGTACGGGCCGATGCCGTCTTTCATCGCCCGACTGCTTGGCGCCAAGCCTTCCGCGTAGGCGCCCTTGTCCCAAAGAAAATCGATGTCGCGGGCGACGATCTTGCCGTCTTTCATCACGGCGGTTCTAACTTTCACCGTTGCCGGCGTCGAACCCGCCGCCGCGGTGAACTCGTCGGTGCGCGTCATCACCATCTTCACCGGCTTGTGCGCCTTCATCGCCAGGGCGATGGCGACCGGCTCCAAGCGCGGCTCGATCTTGCCGCCGAAGCCGCCACCTACCTTGGTGCAGATAATGCGCATCTTGCTTTCCGGCACGCCGAACAGACTCGCCATCACGGTGCGCAGCTCAAACACTTCCTGGGAGCAGGTCCAGACTGTGACCGTGCCGCCGATCACCGCCGCCGTGGTGGCGTGCGGCTCCATGTAACTGTGATGGATTTGGCTGGCATGAAAAACGTCCTCGAAAACGTGGTCGGCCTTCTTGAGCGCCGCTTCGACGTCACCGCGCTCGGTGGAGGCGCGGTGGACGATATTCGTGCCCTGCACTGGATACCACGACGCGAGATACACCGAGCGCGCGCGGAGATCGGAAAGATCGTCATGCACCAGCGGCGCGCCGTCGCGGATCGCCTCTTCGGCGCTGAACACCGCCGGCAAGTCTTCGTACTCGACGTCGATCAGCGACAAAGCCTCTTCCGCTGTGTCCTCGTCGATGGCCGCCACGGCCGCCACCGGTTGACCGACAAAGCGAACTTTATTGATGGCGAAGATATGCTCGTCTTGCACGGCGTAGCCGTAGCGCCGCGCCGGCACGTCCTTCGCCGCGATCACCGCCTTTACGCCGGGATGTTTTTTCGTTTTCTCAAGATCGACGCGCAGAACTTTGCCGTGCGGAATCGGACTGCGCAAGACTTTTCCCCAGAGCATGCCCGGCAATTTCACGTCGGGACCATACACCGCCTGTCCCGTAAGCATCTCCGGTCCGTCCACCCGCTCCACCGGCTTGCCAATTACTCGATAGTCAGCCATGAATCCGAAGCCTCCCTGTCACACAAATAGAAAATCGCAGGAACGAACCGCATCAAGCAAATCCAGCGACCGAATCGGCAACATAGACCGAGCCGATACCAATTTGTCAAGCTCAAAGTGCGGTCCGTTCGTCCCGGATTCCGCTCTCAAAGTGAGCGCAGTGATTTCCGACTTCCTCGCCCTCTGGGGAAGGATTGAGGGTGAGGGCGCATTGTGGCACGGTCGATGCTTCGACAGCCCTCTCCCTAGCCCTCTCCCAAAGGGCGAGGGGACTCGATTCTCTCAGTCGCGCGCTGAAATTTTATCGGATTAGGGTTGAGTCTACGTGTGGAACTCCTGGGTCAACCACTCCGTGGGAATTTCCCGTCCAAGGCCGCGCTCCTTGGCGCCCTTGAAGATAACGTAACCGACGGCGGCGAACTGCAGGCCAAGTCCAGCGTTGTTCCAAAAATAGGTGGCTTCTGGAGGGCAACCCAACTTTGATGATTTCCGGGCGAGGTGCAAAGCGTCATGAAGGAAATTTCCCTAACGCGTTCGAGCTTGATTGAATCGAGGTCGTCGAGTTGAGCTTAAAGTGAGGGCCGCCGCGCCAACCACTTGGCGCTTTGTTCATAAGCGTGCGCCACTTGCAACACTCGGCACTCATCGAAATTGTTGCCGACAATCTGCAATCCCATCGGCAGGCCGCGTGTTGTGAAGCCGCAAGGGACGCTGACCGCCGGCAGACCGGTGACATTGAACGGCACGGTGAACGTGGTTCCAAGACTGATTCCCGCAGGCTGCAGCGAGAGTTTCTTGCCGTTCAACTCGATGAAGCCTTGCTGGCTCTCTTCAATGGTTGGCGCTGAAATCGGAGTGGTCGGCGATAAAATGACATCGACCTTTTGCAGCGCTTGGTCAAACTCGTCGCATAGGATACGGCGCGCTCTTTGCGCGTTGATATAAGTTGATGCCGGGATCATCAGCGAGCCGATCAGGCGCAGCAGCAGCGGGCGGCTGATATCGCTGGAACGGGTTTTTAGATGCGGCATCAAGTGCACGATGTTCTCGACGCGGCTGGTGACGGTCTGGACTGGTTGAATCAGATCAATATGTGGTATGGATATTTCCGCCTGCTTCATGCCGAGCGCGCGCAGGGCGCGGACCGAATCGTCAAAGGCAACTTTGACTTCCCGCGAAATCAGCTCCTCGCAATAGCCTCGCAATACAGCGAAGCGCAGGCCCTTCACCGGTTTGCCCAGATCACGATGGTAATTTGGCACGGGAGCTTCGGAGCTGAGCGGATCCCTGGGATCGTGGCCGGCGATGGTCTTTAACACCGTCGCGCAATCGCCGATGGTTTTGGTGAAGATCCCGAAGTGATCCGAGGAGAAACCTCCCGTGCCGCCGACGTTGCCGAAACGGCTGACGCGACCGTAGGTCGCCTTGAGTCCGACGGTGCCGCAATAGGATGCCGGGTTGCGCACCGAGCCGGCGTTATCGGTACCGATCGAGACCAGACAGAGGCTCGCCGCGACAGCGGCTGCCGAGCCGCCACTGGAACCGCCGGGAATGCAGGCCACATTCCACGGGTTATGAGTGGTGCCGAAATAGGGATTGATCGTTGTGCCGCCGCTGGCCCACTCGTGCATGTTAGTCTTGCCGAGCATGATGGCACCCGCGGCTTTCAGGCGCGCCACCACCGTCGCATCATGATCGGGAATCCAATCGGCGAGAACTTTTGACCCCGCGGTGGTGCGCACGCCGCGCGTCGCCAAATTATCTTTGATCGAAACCGGTATGCCGTGCAGCGGACCGCGATACTTGCCGCGGGCGATCTCCTTTTCAGCGGCCTTGGCGTCCTTGCGCGCCTGCTCTTCCGTGAGCGTCATGTAGGCGTTGAGAACGGGATTGAGCTTTTTGATTCTTTCGAGATAGAGATCCGTCAGCTCCACCGGCGAGAGCCGCTTGGCGCGAATCTCACGCGCCGCCTCGCTCAGGGTCAGCGCTTCGAGGTCGATGGAGTTCACTTTTTTACCTGCTTCTCGACCTTCAAGATCGGCGCGACATCGGTCAGATCCATGTCGGTCAGCGGCTTTAAAAAATGCTCCAGCTCCTGGTGCTGTTTGAGCACGGTTGTGATTTCGTCTTCGCTCAGGTTGAAGCCATACTCGGCGTTGAGTTTTCGCACAAGATCTTCCATGAGAAACCGCCGTGTCTAATGCTATTTCTGGTACCGTTTATAGGCCGCGGCAATAAACCCCTCTCGCTCCAACTCGGCGAGAATCGAATTGTCCATGAAATCTTCCGCTTTGGCGCTGCCGCGGTCCTTTAGCGTAACCAGATAGTTTTCGATTTGTTCGCGCTCGACGTAGGGTTTCGCTGGGTAAAGCGCTGACCAGAAGTCGTAGGTTTCGTTCAGCACCGTCTGATCCTTGTTCCGGAGATACTTCCCCAACACCTGAATGGCAAACTCGCGGTCGGTCTTGAGCCGGGCTAGGCCGCCGATGTAGCCGATCATGAATTTTTTTACCTTGTCGCGGTTGGTTTTGATGTATCGGGCGCTGGTGGAATTGTGGTTCATGGGGAACTTAATGCCGCTCTGCGCCAGATTGACCATCGGCTTGAACCCCAGCTCCTTGGCTTTGATCGTATCGGGCGGCTGCAGCAGCGTCCCGTCGATGCTGCCGCTGGCGAGCGCGCCGAAGCGCGCGATTTGATCGCCGGTCTGGATGAACGTCACGTCGGCATCTGGATTGAGTCCCAAGTGCTGCAACGCGTAGCGCGTCGCCGGATAAGCCGTGCCGCCGAAGCTCAAGATGCCGATCTTCTTGCCCTTGAGATCAGCGGCACTGTGAATTCGCGGCGAAACGTAAAGTGTGTAAGGAAAAATCCCCAGCGTGGTACTGATCAGTTTGACGTCGCCGCCTTTGAGCGCCGCGTTGATCGCCGTCGACCCGCCGGTGGTCGTGATCTGCACATCACCGGAGACCAGCGAAGTGATGGTCTGTGTACCGCCGGTGAAAGTGACCGGTAAAACTTCGATCCCCAGCTCTTTGTAAAAGCCTGACTCGAGAGCCGTCCACAAAGACCACTGGCTGACGCTACGCAGCGTGGCAACGATGACTTTGTCCTGCGCCGCGACGCAGTTCGCAACACCGAGGCACAAGAAAAAAATCAATGACGCGGCCTTCAGCTTCACAGCAGTCCTGCACCGAAAGCACGGCTCAACGTCTCGGGGTTTTGCCATGAGCGTTCCCTCGACAGCGGATTCTCAAACGACCTTTTCCAATAGCTGGAGCCATATCGCAAGACCGGAAGAGATGTACTTTCGGTTTGTGCTTGTGGCGAGCAGATCAATTCCAGCCATAAAAGTTGCGCGGATTGTTCTCAAGAATCTTAGTTCACGCCGTATCCGAAATTCGTTGATCGTTGCGTCATAGATGAACCGCGACGCGCTTGATATTTTGGCAAGGAGAACTTCAAACTCTTCCGAAGCATCGCCTCGTGGAAGACCGCCGCGCTGGCGTCTATTGAGCCCAGGCCTTGCGTACCTCCTGGCTTGAACTGATCAGCCCAAAGTGAGTAGCCATGTTCTTGAGCGAGAAGCGCTGGAGGTCCAGGTCGTACGCACCAACACAGTCCGCCAAAACCACCGCGTAGTATCCGCGCGCAAAAGCGTCTCGCACACAGGCCTCCACGCAGCCATTGGTGGCGACGCCGGTGAACAGGAGTGTCTTTGCGCCGAGCCCCCTAAGCATGGCGTCCATTTTCGGGTTGGTGAAAGCGCTGTGATGCCACTTCGGGATGGATGTTTCCCCGGGACGTGGCGCGACGAAGTCGCAAATTTCCCAACCCCAGGTTCCCGGGATAGTGTACTTGGCCCCACCGAGCCCGACCCGCCGGCGGCGCGCCAGAATCGGCCCGTTGTCGTGCTCGGCGTCGGTCTGCGCTTGGGTGTAGACGACGGGCACACCTATTGCCCTGGCGGCTTCTAACATCTGCCGCGAGGGCTCCTTCATCGCCTCGATGGTGGAAAGGTCTCCCTGCATCCTCGCGCCGCCTGGAGCGCAGAAGTCGTTTTGGATGTCGACCATAACGAGCGCCGTGTGGTCCGGCCTCACCATGTCCACTAGCTCGGGCCACACTTCCTTGACTTGCGGCTCCCACGGCTCGACTTCCGGATCGAATTCGTAGTCGGCGATAACCCGCTTCTCAAAAATCGGACGGCCGACCTCTGCGGAGACCCGCTGGTGCAGCGGGTGATCCGTGTAGCGCTTTAAGCTTGCCAAATCCTTCACGACGGCCACCATAGCGTGAGTGAACTCACTGTCACCGCGCAGATCCGGCCCCATTGACCAACTGAGCAGCTCCGGTACAACGTCTTTCATTGAGTTGTAACCCGCTACCATAGCGTCAATCTTCTCTTGCGGGGTGCCGGGTTTGACCTTGAGAAGGACAACATGTTTGATCATCTCAACCTCCGAAAATTGTTTGGCGGCCGGAGGACGAAGGGCGCCTTACCGATCGTGGTCGCCGACCGATAAAATTTCTATTTCGCTCTAGCCCTTTGGCAGAATTTTCGCCAGCTTTTCTTTGAGGGCAGCCGGCATAGCCAAATAATCGGTGATCAGTTTCTGGAGTTCCGCCGCGCCCGTCGGATTGATGTCCAGCTTCACCCTGTCAGCCTCCGCCAGAAACTCTTTGTCCGCCATCGTCTTGACGAAAGCAGACCGCAGTGCCGCCACGCGATTGGTGGGCACGCCGGGCGGCAGGAAATAGGGCCTCGTAAATAGATTGGGGACGACGATCCCAGAGCGAAGCAACTCGCGCTGTTCGTCATTCTTTGCGAAGGTCAGAATCATTGGGACATTCTGCCGTGGCAGGCCCGCCAGCGGCTTGTCGGTAAGTTGTCCGATCAGCAGCCACTCTCCGCTTTCAAATTTTGCCAGCGTCCGCGCTTTGTTCGAGGACCAGTCATTATACTGCCCAGCGACCTCGTCCTGATCCATAGCCAGCTCCACTGCAGCGGTGGTCTTGTAGCCGCTCACTACCTTGACGTTGGCGCCCAGGACCTCGCGAGTCAGCAGCGAAGCCGTGTGATTGGTGGTCGCGGCGCCGGCGTCTCCAAGAGTTAAGACCTTACCGCCCGGCTCCAGCAACTGCTCGAATCTGGTGATTGCGGAGGCTTTCGTCATTATCAGCACAGAGTTCTCACTGTTCGGCGCGCCGAGGTAGATGAATTTGCTCGCATCGAACTGGACGCCCTGGTGGCCCAATAACTGAGATCGAGCAATTCCGCCGATGATATTGGCAATTACGGTGCCGTCCCTGGGCGCCCGACTGTAGATGTGGCTCGCGGCTACCAGGCCGCCCGCGGCCGGCATGTTATCGACAATGATGCTCGGTTTCCCGGGAATGTATTTGCCCAGGTGCCGCGCGATCGCGCGGGAGTAGACATCAAAGCCGCCGCCCGCGCCGTGTCCAACAATGAGCTGAACGGTTTTCCCCTGGTAGAAATCAGCTACGACCTTCTCGTCAAAGGGCGCGGACATGTCCGCAACAAGCTTGCCGGGCTCGGCGGCGGGACTCGAAGCGGCCGTCAGGGCCGCCATCGGCAGCAGAGCCTCGATCAAGCCGAACAACGCCATAGTCGCCAGGCTTTTTTTCATATTGCTGATCCTCTCCGCTCGGCAGAAGATCATGAGTAGTCACGCGCTTGCCATTCGTCCGCCGAAACTCAAAATTGCCCGGCGCACTGTGCCTTTCGGTGTAGCCCCGGGGGAACATAGGACTGCACGCCGAATCGTATCATCGATGGATTGGGTTTTAAAACGACCTTTTCTATGGCCAGAGCTATAAGGGAGAACCGGCAGAGTTGTCAATCTCTTTTCTACTTGATGAACAAATGAGGCAGCGCATTTTCTGGGCGACGTTTTTGACGCCTGTGGAGTGGAGCAGACCGATAGCAAAGCGGCGTAGGCGCGACATACTTTCGCGGCCGAAGCCGACAGAGGACCTCCGCATTCAGCTTCGCTTGCGCATTGCTCTGCTCGATAGCCAAAGAAAATAGAAAACAGGCCACGCTGTCAACTTCGCACCGGCACGATGGATTTACAGATCCCGCTATCGTTCTTGGCGGGCGCCAGGCCCAGATGGCTAAGAAATTTTAACGGTCGACCGCTTGAAATGCGTCCCGTGAAAACAGTTATGAGCTATGCGGAGACTCGACCCCTTTAGACCGACTGTTAGACCGACCCCTAGATTTCGCCTTCAGATTTCGTTCGAGTCAAGCCCCTTCAGCCGGGCC includes:
- a CDS encoding (2Fe-2S)-binding protein, with translation MAKLRLDVNGETQEVEVAETALLLDALREGLGMTGTKRGCETSHCGACTVLLDGVAVHSCVVLAARCEGKAISTVEGLAQDGELNNLQRLFLKHGALQCGYCTPGMLMAATALLRRNPKPTLDEVKKGLDGNLCRCTGYTGIFEAIQACAAER
- a CDS encoding xanthine dehydrogenase family protein subunit M is translated as MERKLFRPRSMDEALSQRAQYGKDALPITGGQSLLVMLRNKLIDPQILLDLEPLGELRGLHRQGQGASVGAMTTFFELISSPEVRRAIPLLGQAAAKVGSTAIRNLGTIGGNLCHNEPGADLPPALLALNASVELRSSKATRKVPLADFFRGFFETAVAPAEILSRVEIPAVPQGARVAYLKHAISPEDLAIAGVAALIVPGENDGAPARDVRLGLGGVAPVPFRASKAEAALNGKVLNDETIRAAAEIAAGEADPMSDPHASADYRRKMVKVLVRRAIAAAMEGAERNGHGKA
- a CDS encoding UbiD family decarboxylase, translating into MACSPLAEVPATAEIIIEGLVLPNVREEEGPFGEVSGYYTPSNPKPVIEVTAITHRKNPTYQAALTGMPTTENHILKQLPLEATYYSQLKKEFPGVTAVHFPAAGTVGMSFRG
- a CDS encoding xanthine dehydrogenase family protein molybdopterin-binding subunit; the encoded protein is MADYRVIGKPVERVDGPEMLTGQAVYGPDVKLPGMLWGKVLRSPIPHGKVLRVDLEKTKKHPGVKAVIAAKDVPARRYGYAVQDEHIFAINKVRFVGQPVAAVAAIDEDTAEEALSLIDVEYEDLPAVFSAEEAIRDGAPLVHDDLSDLRARSVYLASWYPVQGTNIVHRASTERGDVEAALKKADHVFEDVFHASQIHHSYMEPHATTAAVIGGTVTVWTCSQEVFELRTVMASLFGVPESKMRIICTKVGGGFGGKIEPRLEPVAIALAMKAHKPVKMVMTRTDEFTAAAGSTPATVKVRTAVMKDGKIVARDIDFLWDKGAYAEGLAPSSRAMKDGIGPYNIYDIRVTSTLVYTNKMRGTQLRGLGVPEGAFAIESQLDMIAERLGMDPLELRMKNILREGDLNAIGDSAVSIGLEECLQKVAREIGWGTPKPKNVGRGLAVIAKSPTTHSSISGAHVLFNEDGSAQVMVGSSELGQGMCGVLSQIAAEVLGIPYESVGITCADTGATPYDRGTFSSRVTFYTGMAVKKAAEDAKQQLLERASKMSEIPASDLTVDNEKIVSAKRPELSLSLRQVLESAHNREKPILGRGWYGGKGDYPSLPHKAQGKEYVPGWKYAAQAVEAEIDEETGIVRIRKIASAHDVGTTLNPISVRGQITGGVAMGIGYALHERLQFEDGRVINPSFMDYKLPSSHEIPEIVAIPVEVPLPEGPFGAKGIGELAVVGIAPAVGNAIYDAMKVRIKDLPLYPERVLNAIEAQGAK
- a CDS encoding aspartyl/glutamyl-tRNA amidotransferase subunit A → MALDTAVSHGRSCAKTQRRVWLQPERRRNHNRAQTAPGAGAFFKAADRHGSDRCRADLEGREAGKKVNSIDLEALTLSEAAREIRAKRLSPVELTDLYLERIKKLNPVLNAYMTLTEEQARKDAKAAEKEIARGKYRGPLHGIPVSIKDNLATRGVRTTAGSKVLADWIPDHDATVVARLKAAGAIMLGKTNMHEWASGGTTINPYFGTTHNPWNVACIPGGSSGGSAAAVAASLCLVSIGTDNAGSVRNPASYCGTVGLKATYGRVSRFGNVGGTGGFSSDHFGIFTKTIGDCATVLKTIAGHDPRDPLSSEAPVPNYHRDLGKPVKGLRFAVLRGYCEELISREVKVAFDDSVRALRALGMKQAEISIPHIDLIQPVQTVTSRVENIVHLMPHLKTRSSDISRPLLLRLIGSLMIPASTYINAQRARRILCDEFDQALQKVDVILSPTTPISAPTIEESQQGFIELNGKKLSLQPAGISLGTTFTVPFNVTGLPAVSVPCGFTTRGLPMGLQIVGNNFDECRVLQVAHAYEQSAKWLARRPSL
- a CDS encoding ABC transporter substrate-binding protein translates to MAKPRDVEPCFRCRTAVKLKAASLIFFLCLGVANCVAAQDKVIVATLRSVSQWSLWTALESGFYKELGIEVLPVTFTGGTQTITSLVSGDVQITTTGGSTAINAALKGGDVKLISTTLGIFPYTLYVSPRIHSAADLKGKKIGILSFGGTAYPATRYALQHLGLNPDADVTFIQTGDQIARFGALASGSIDGTLLQPPDTIKAKELGFKPMVNLAQSGIKFPMNHNSTSARYIKTNRDKVKKFMIGYIGGLARLKTDREFAIQVLGKYLRNKDQTVLNETYDFWSALYPAKPYVEREQIENYLVTLKDRGSAKAEDFMDNSILAELEREGFIAAAYKRYQK
- a CDS encoding isochorismatase family protein, producing the protein MIKHVVLLKVKPGTPQEKIDAMVAGYNSMKDVVPELLSWSMGPDLRGDSEFTHAMVAVVKDLASLKRYTDHPLHQRVSAEVGRPIFEKRVIADYEFDPEVEPWEPQVKEVWPELVDMVRPDHTALVMVDIQNDFCAPGGARMQGDLSTIEAMKEPSRQMLEAARAIGVPVVYTQAQTDAEHDNGPILARRRRVGLGGAKYTIPGTWGWEICDFVAPRPGETSIPKWHHSAFTNPKMDAMLRGLGAKTLLFTGVATNGCVEACVRDAFARGYYAVVLADCVGAYDLDLQRFSLKNMATHFGLISSSQEVRKAWAQ